A region from the Nymphalis io chromosome 9, ilAglIoxx1.1, whole genome shotgun sequence genome encodes:
- the LOC126770876 gene encoding uncharacterized protein LOC126770876: MTVERRQKRFRWSFLCLRDLCLQKLRLLSVKPQVLGYYQKSLCCNKINAADEEKEKEIERIRKSASIDEPPTACCRSGCANCVFIVWAEELATKFENAGPEITDKIMKQVDDPSMRAYLELELRMRGLKKH, from the exons ATGACAGTCGAGCGACGGCAGAAACGCTTCCGGTGGTCG tttctctgtctacgggaTCTCTGTCTACAG AAATTAAGATTGTTATCTGTGAAACCACAAGTGCTTGGATATTACCAAAAAAGCTTATGTTGTAATAAGATAAATGCAGCAGATGAGGAAAAGGAAAAAGAAATTGAAAGGATTAGGAAAAGT GCATCCATTGATGAACCACCGACAGCATGTTGTAGATCTGGCTGTGCAAACTGTGTATTCATTGTATGGGCGGAAGAATTAGCAACAAAATTTGAAAATGCTGGACCGGAgatcacagataaaataatgaaGCAAGTAGACGATCCATCTATGAGAGCCTATTTAGAACTAGAGTTGAGAATGCGAGGATTAAAAAAGCATTAA